Proteins from one Haliaeetus albicilla chromosome 4, bHalAlb1.1, whole genome shotgun sequence genomic window:
- the LOC104322934 gene encoding LOW QUALITY PROTEIN: motor neuron and pancreas homeobox protein 1 (The sequence of the model RefSeq protein was modified relative to this genomic sequence to represent the inferred CDS: inserted 1 base in 1 codon), translated as MPAGAGAXPGAARPGCALAGERRGAGGARRLRAMHKPMEKSQNFRIEALLAEEPARSASPPGLSPGSPAASPGPAGRSDTPSPRAPPAAAPLAPAGFVPKPGLLHLPGPGLGALPALYPPAVYSLPALAGQHPAFAYTGIPHLPPPGAEHLKAAVAGSFPLEHWIRAGMLVPRLSDFHAAPQSGLMGKCRRPRTAFTSQQLLELENQFKLNKYLSRPKRFEVATSLMLTETQVKIWFQNRRMKWKRSRKAKEQGAQAEAEKQRGLSKACEKLLPGEPRGQAAESPEFMGHSPGSGFLHRSTAELGYGPDSSCSGGEEEEEEEEDEMGATERKIGSVL; from the exons ATGCCCGCCGGTGCTGGGG GGCCCGGTGCTGCCCGGCCGGGCTGTGCCCTGGCAGGGGAGCGGCGGGGTGCCGGGGGGGCCCGGCGGCTCCGGGCCATGCACAAGCCCATGGAGAAGTCCCAAAACTTCCGCATCGAGGCGCTCCTGGCTGAAGAGCCGGCGCGGAGCGCCTCCCCGCCGGGGCTGAGCCCCGGGAGCCCCGCGGcgagccccggccccgccgggcgcTCCGACACCCCCTCGCCGCGGGCGCCCCCGGCCGCCGCGCCCCTCGCCCCGGCCGGCTTCGTTCCCAAGCCCGGCTTGCTGCACCTCCCCGGCCCCGGGCTCGGCGCCCTGCCGGCCCTCTACCCGCCCGCCGTGTACTCGCTCCCGGCCCTGGCGGGCCAGCACCCCGCTTTCGCCTACACCGGCATCCCCCACCTGCCGCCGCCCGGCGCCGAGCACCTGAAGGCGGCCGTGGCCGGCTCCTTCCCGCTGGAGCACTGGATCCGAGCCGGGATGCTGGTGCCGAGGCTCTCCGACTTCCACG CTGCCCCGCAGTCTGGCTTGATGGGGAAATGCCGTCGGCCCCGCACAGCCTtcaccagccagcagctcctagAGCTGGAGAATCAGTTCAAGCTCAACAAGTACCTGTCCAGACCCAAGCGCTTTGAGGTGGCCACGTCGCTAATGCTCACTGAGACACAG GTGAAGATCTGGTTCCAGAACCGCCGCATGAAGTGGAAGCGGAGCCGCAAAGCCAAGGAGCAGGGGGCTCAGGCGGAGGCCGAGAAGCAACGAGGGCTCAGCAAagcctgtgagaagctgctgcctGGCGAGCCCCGGGGACAAGCTGCTGAAAGCCCTGAGTTCATGGGGCACAGCCCCGGGTCGGGCTTCCTGCACCGCAGCACCGCCGAGCTGGGCTATGGCCCGGACTCCTCCTGCTCggggggtgaggaggaagaggaagaggaggaggatgagatGGGTGCCACGGAGAGGAAGATTGGTTCTGTGTTGTGA